Proteins from a genomic interval of Oceanispirochaeta crateris:
- a CDS encoding metal ABC transporter permease has protein sequence MAEWILEPLQYGFFQRGLMAGMIVAFSCGVLSAFIVWRGMAFIGDALAHAVLPGIVISIILGIHVLIGALGAAMLSVIGIGSLTRHKGFKEDTAIGVIFAGAFALGILLMSKVASFKDLSHILFGNILGVSTFDVILISTVGILVVLGISLFYKELLVTSFDPTHAQAIGLSPQLIHFGLLFLVAATTVLATQTVGVVLVMALLVTPAASASLLVKKLSKIIVLSTCFSMLSILLGFYISYYNDLASGATIVLVLTLFFFLSLIVSKLRNK, from the coding sequence ATGGCTGAATGGATATTAGAACCCCTGCAATATGGATTTTTTCAAAGAGGCCTGATGGCCGGTATGATCGTTGCTTTTAGCTGCGGCGTTCTCAGTGCTTTTATCGTTTGGAGAGGGATGGCCTTTATTGGCGATGCCCTGGCTCACGCTGTGCTCCCGGGGATCGTTATCTCCATTATCTTGGGGATTCATGTCCTCATTGGAGCTTTAGGGGCTGCTATGTTGTCTGTTATCGGGATTGGATCATTAACCAGGCATAAGGGATTCAAGGAAGATACCGCTATTGGAGTCATCTTTGCGGGGGCTTTTGCTCTGGGAATCCTTCTCATGTCAAAAGTTGCGAGCTTTAAGGATCTATCCCATATTTTATTTGGTAACATTCTGGGGGTGTCCACATTTGATGTGATCCTCATTTCAACTGTGGGAATTCTCGTGGTTCTTGGGATCTCATTATTCTATAAGGAGTTGCTGGTCACCAGTTTTGATCCAACTCATGCTCAGGCCATAGGTCTGTCACCTCAGCTTATACATTTCGGTCTCTTGTTTCTTGTGGCGGCCACGACTGTATTAGCCACTCAGACCGTGGGAGTCGTGCTTGTCATGGCTCTTTTAGTGACACCTGCTGCTTCCGCATCGCTTCTTGTAAAGAAGCTTTCCAAGATCATTGTCCTTTCAACATGCTTTTCAATGCTGTCCATTCTTTTGGGTTTCTATATTTCCTACTACAATGATCTTGCTTCCGGTGCTACTATTGTTCTAGTCTTAACCCTTTTCTTTTTTCTATCCCTTATTGTTTCAAAATTGAGGAATAAATAA
- a CDS encoding metal ABC transporter ATP-binding protein codes for MKSSEILCYGKACDHPRKSGTAALKVENVSFTYPGQNTEVLQGVNIDIGPGEKVAFVGPNGAGKSTLMNLILGLEPLNHGTISVFGHDAQSCRHRVSMVPQKNSVDWHFPVTVRQVVTMGRYVHLGWFKKPGKEDSEAVDKAMETMEITNIANRQVGELSGGQQQRVMLARTLAHDADLMLLDEPLNHVDIATQELIFHTIEDLCQGGKSVLVSTHDLGILTVHFSRALFLDKSIIADGPVKEVLTPENIARAYGFEFHKDKELSPWLNGY; via the coding sequence ATGAAAAGTTCCGAGATACTATGTTACGGTAAGGCTTGTGATCATCCGCGTAAGAGTGGAACTGCAGCCTTAAAAGTAGAAAATGTCAGTTTTACTTATCCGGGTCAGAATACAGAAGTCCTTCAGGGAGTGAATATTGACATTGGACCAGGTGAAAAAGTGGCCTTTGTCGGGCCCAATGGTGCCGGAAAATCGACCCTAATGAATTTGATTCTGGGACTTGAACCCCTTAATCACGGTACGATTTCGGTCTTTGGACATGATGCCCAATCCTGTCGTCACCGAGTTTCCATGGTGCCTCAGAAAAACTCTGTGGACTGGCATTTCCCCGTCACAGTCCGACAGGTTGTCACTATGGGGCGGTATGTTCATCTGGGATGGTTTAAAAAGCCCGGCAAAGAGGATAGCGAAGCCGTGGATAAGGCCATGGAAACCATGGAAATTACCAACATTGCCAACAGGCAGGTGGGAGAACTCTCTGGAGGTCAACAGCAGAGGGTCATGCTTGCCAGAACTTTGGCTCATGATGCAGATCTTATGCTTTTGGATGAACCATTGAACCATGTGGATATTGCCACACAGGAACTCATTTTTCATACCATAGAGGATCTTTGTCAGGGAGGAAAAAGTGTTTTAGTGAGCACACACGATTTAGGGATACTAACCGTCCATTTTAGTCGTGCCCTGTTTCTAGATAAATCAATAATAGCCGATGGCCCTGTAAAAGAAGTTCTCACACCGGAAAATATAGCCAGGGCCTATGGATTTGAATTTCATAAAGATAAGGAGCTGAGCCCATGGCTGAATGGATATTAG
- a CDS encoding metal ABC transporter substrate-binding protein: protein MKKISLITVFSVLMVSILGASGSQDTDQSLQVVASTSIITDVVSAVGGDRIVLKGLISSGQDPHSYEPAPRDIAKVEDADIVFVNGFDLEEGLLSIIESVNPENIVEVSRMVKALEHNHHDADDHDADHHDADHHDADDHDADHHDADHHDADDHDADDHDADDHDADDHDADHHDADHHHESGDPHTWMSPLNVISWVEVIVESLTDKDPANASYFRSNGEAYIIKLTDLHKKMQETLSVIPEEKRVLVTDHNLFEYFARDYNFKIVGSLIPGYSSSSESSSRETARLLDHLNQEGIPAIFIGDSAGEGVKKLALTLSKESDHDILVKELLTGSLRNPGMEGDSYISFMEYNMKQIVSGLNR, encoded by the coding sequence ATGAAAAAAATAAGTCTTATTACAGTCTTCTCTGTTTTAATGGTTTCAATTCTCGGAGCTTCGGGAAGTCAGGATACGGATCAGTCGCTACAGGTCGTGGCTTCAACAAGCATCATCACAGATGTCGTTTCTGCTGTAGGTGGAGATAGAATTGTCCTGAAGGGTCTTATTTCCTCAGGTCAGGATCCTCATTCTTATGAACCCGCTCCTCGGGATATTGCCAAGGTTGAAGATGCAGATATTGTATTTGTGAATGGATTTGATTTGGAGGAAGGTCTACTTTCCATCATCGAGTCCGTAAATCCGGAAAATATAGTAGAAGTGTCTAGGATGGTCAAAGCTCTGGAGCATAATCACCATGACGCAGATGACCATGACGCGGATCACCATGACGCGGATCACCATGACGCAGATGACCATGACGCGGATCACCATGACGCGGATCACCATGACGCAGATGACCATGACGCAGATGACCATGACGCAGATGACCATGACGCAGATGACCATGACGCGGATCACCATGACGCGGATCACCATCATGAATCTGGCGATCCCCACACCTGGATGAGTCCCCTCAATGTGATCAGCTGGGTAGAAGTCATTGTAGAATCTCTTACTGATAAAGATCCTGCCAACGCCTCCTATTTCAGATCAAACGGAGAGGCTTATATAATAAAGCTCACAGACCTTCATAAGAAAATGCAAGAAACTCTATCGGTCATTCCTGAGGAAAAGAGAGTTCTTGTGACAGATCATAATCTTTTCGAATACTTTGCAAGGGATTATAATTTTAAGATTGTAGGCTCACTGATACCGGGATACTCTTCGTCTTCTGAGTCCTCTTCCAGGGAAACAGCCCGGCTTTTGGATCATCTCAATCAGGAAGGTATTCCGGCTATTTTCATTGGAGATTCTGCTGGTGAGGGAGTGAAGAAACTGGCCTTAACCCTGAGTAAGGAATCGGACCATGATATTCTGGTAAAAGAGCTACTCACTGGTTCCTTACGCAACCCCGGAATGGAGGGGGATAGTTATATCAGTTTTATGGAATACAACATGAAGCAGATCGTATCAGGTTTAAATAGATAA
- a CDS encoding Fur family transcriptional regulator → MTKKRQLVSDVLARKGTPLNAQQVYEEVEGSLDRATVYRTLKYLEELKHISSFIFDCNERGIERYYCTMDKGHQHYMHCHCCHHFFPVKKCPLGNELEVLEEETGFKVEQHSITLKGICRDCR, encoded by the coding sequence ATGACAAAAAAAAGGCAATTGGTTAGTGATGTTCTCGCCCGTAAGGGAACTCCTTTAAATGCGCAACAGGTGTATGAAGAGGTTGAAGGCTCCCTGGATCGAGCAACCGTTTATAGAACATTGAAATACCTTGAAGAATTAAAACATATCTCATCCTTCATCTTTGATTGTAATGAAAGAGGTATTGAACGGTATTACTGTACCATGGATAAGGGCCATCAGCACTATATGCACTGTCACTGTTGTCATCATTTTTTTCCTGTCAAAAAATGTCCACTTGGAAACGAACTTGAAGTCTTGGAGGAAGAGACGGGTTTTAAGGTGGAACAGCACTCTATCACTCTCAAAGGAATCTGCCGGGACTGCCGGTAG
- a CDS encoding DHH family phosphoesterase — protein sequence MNTGRFKFTENLIIMGNQSADLDSVVSSFSMSAFLTSLNPRIQIFPVIQGHPGDLRLKPEIRALMTHLGIDLKSYHFLSEMEDWPHDAHSIVLMDHNKPDTSCLHHKIAGIVDHHEDQGLYQDLSLREIKKTGSCATLVSTFWKTSGLDLPYSQRILLAAAIGVDTGYLNPEWDKTTVMDYDAYQWLTRAIQEEDQAFIESLITIKNDLSHLTLADHLKRDFKIFPLLEGKGGIASIPLEAQRVFSNGFYSHRAITEFCKLQNLKFLLILHTIDQPFKRELSLYVPPSPEERAIRKQIETALVSLKEPGIRRADMILHKEWQFFSQQDSRVSRKGLTPLLSQELLSQSGPLNC from the coding sequence ATGAATACGGGACGCTTCAAGTTCACAGAAAATCTCATTATAATGGGGAATCAGTCCGCAGATCTCGATAGTGTGGTTTCTTCTTTCTCCATGTCTGCCTTTCTTACCTCACTAAATCCAAGGATACAGATTTTTCCGGTGATACAGGGCCATCCGGGCGACCTCCGGCTCAAACCAGAAATCAGGGCCTTAATGACTCATTTGGGTATAGATTTGAAATCATATCATTTCCTGTCGGAGATGGAAGACTGGCCTCATGATGCCCATTCAATTGTTCTCATGGATCACAACAAACCCGATACCAGCTGTCTACATCACAAGATTGCAGGGATTGTTGATCACCATGAAGACCAGGGACTTTATCAGGATCTTTCCTTAAGAGAAATAAAAAAAACAGGTTCCTGTGCCACCCTCGTGAGCACATTCTGGAAAACATCAGGTCTGGATCTCCCCTATTCTCAAAGGATACTCCTTGCCGCCGCCATTGGCGTCGATACAGGCTATCTGAACCCTGAGTGGGATAAAACGACAGTGATGGACTATGATGCTTACCAGTGGCTTACAAGAGCTATCCAGGAGGAGGATCAAGCCTTTATTGAATCTTTGATAACAATTAAGAATGATCTGTCCCATTTGACCCTGGCAGACCATCTAAAAAGGGATTTTAAGATATTTCCCCTGCTTGAAGGGAAAGGAGGCATAGCCTCAATCCCTCTAGAGGCACAGAGAGTCTTCTCCAATGGATTCTACAGCCATAGGGCCATCACAGAGTTTTGTAAATTACAAAATTTGAAATTTTTATTGATCTTGCATACCATAGATCAACCCTTTAAGAGGGAACTATCACTCTATGTGCCTCCTTCCCCTGAAGAAAGGGCCATAAGGAAGCAGATTGAAACTGCCCTGGTCTCTCTAAAAGAACCGGGAATTAGAAGAGCCGATATGATTTTACATAAGGAATGGCAATTTTTCTCTCAACAGGATTCAAGAGTATCCAGAAAGGGATTAACACCTCTTTTGTCTCAAGAACTTCTTAGTCAGTCGGGTCCCTTGAATTGCTGA
- the ilvA gene encoding threonine ammonia-lyase, which produces MKPSIETIKQAAEILKGVTKRTDLIQSPVFSNESGNDIYLKPENLQLTGAFKIRGAYFKISRLSSDEKKMGLIASSAGNHAQGVALAAQMQDVKATIVMPKTTPLIKVEATKNYGAEVILKGDCYDDAYQEARRLEKDQNLVFIHPFDDPDVMAGQGTIGLEILEELKDVHSILVPIGGGGLIAGIATAVKAINPNVKVIGVEPDGARAMTDSLFRNKIQTLEKVNTIADGVAVKTPGTHTFSVIKDLVDEIITVTDSELMESFLLLLERHKLIAENSGVLSLAALNKLKIRGEKIVSVISGGNIDVVTISSMIDRGLVKRGRIFCFSAEMPDEPGQLLKISTILSEENANIIKLDHNQFKTLDRFKQVQLEVTVETNGHEHVRKIIKALEEGGYSIERVY; this is translated from the coding sequence ATGAAACCCAGTATTGAAACCATAAAACAAGCCGCAGAAATCCTGAAAGGGGTCACCAAGAGAACAGATTTGATTCAGAGCCCTGTCTTCAGCAATGAATCAGGAAACGATATCTACCTCAAGCCAGAGAATCTTCAGCTTACAGGTGCCTTTAAGATCAGAGGTGCCTACTTTAAAATATCACGCCTCAGCAGCGATGAGAAAAAGATGGGCCTTATCGCTTCTTCTGCAGGCAACCATGCCCAGGGAGTAGCCCTGGCTGCACAGATGCAAGATGTAAAAGCCACCATTGTCATGCCTAAAACCACACCGCTTATAAAAGTGGAAGCGACAAAAAACTATGGAGCCGAAGTTATCCTGAAGGGCGACTGTTATGATGACGCCTATCAGGAAGCCCGACGACTTGAAAAAGATCAGAATCTTGTTTTTATTCATCCCTTTGATGACCCGGATGTCATGGCCGGACAGGGAACTATCGGTCTTGAAATATTAGAAGAGTTGAAGGATGTTCATTCCATCCTAGTTCCCATCGGCGGTGGTGGTCTGATCGCCGGAATAGCCACTGCTGTGAAGGCCATAAATCCAAATGTGAAGGTCATCGGTGTAGAACCCGACGGGGCAAGGGCTATGACGGACTCTCTTTTCAGGAACAAGATTCAGACCCTGGAAAAGGTCAATACCATCGCCGATGGAGTGGCTGTAAAGACTCCGGGAACTCACACATTTTCTGTCATAAAAGATCTTGTTGATGAAATTATAACTGTAACTGACTCGGAATTGATGGAGTCTTTCCTTCTCTTACTGGAACGCCATAAGCTGATTGCAGAGAACTCGGGAGTACTCTCCCTGGCCGCCTTAAACAAATTAAAGATCCGAGGGGAGAAAATCGTTTCTGTCATTAGCGGTGGAAATATTGATGTGGTGACCATCTCCTCCATGATCGACAGAGGATTGGTAAAACGAGGGCGAATATTCTGTTTTTCTGCCGAGATGCCCGACGAACCGGGTCAGCTGCTAAAAATATCGACCATCCTTTCCGAAGAAAATGCCAATATCATAAAACTGGATCATAATCAGTTCAAAACCCTGGATAGATTTAAACAGGTTCAGCTGGAAGTAACTGTCGAAACCAATGGTCACGAACATGTTCGTAAAATAATCAAAGCTCTTGAAGAGGGCGGCTATTCTATTGAAAGAGTCTATTGA
- a CDS encoding ATP-binding protein, whose product MTDLQKHLREYISDAGPILEKLKTQVESCRSETPNDDVLDDIFRHLHSLKSGAAFFQLSEIEQHIHSMESLFSDMKGAAGTAQFSSLSDRLYQGLPLLEDLILTRVLRPDGESEEGESLFPEKETEEKRANEAIELSVFEKQLLREAEDRGETLFRLSVQIDPEERLPYVRSYLLLNNLELKVNVIRTLPSLDNPDQDFSNLTFILTSEDGDDPVFQAVNVDGILQTSLVSLDYSLFSDDDRGETKYSETLIKESLAPVIRKVELETDAVSRLKDTLHEMKEIVLPLPPGLPQRTPLLGLIKEMEENLSAVSLIPLTSLYPNLRRFTEESAVRVDKKAVTEFRGGLFGLKIRTLEIVSRILIQLIRNAVSHGIESPEERLAAGKNEAGLVLIDARAVGDSFRIDVSDDGRGVNRMAVAEKMGLPLEDLDEDHLLRILTRPGFTTSPKVDRLAGRGIGLDLVNHDVENALGGSLSFTSKEGQGSRFSIYLPGQRDLLPLMIFQMENRLLALPKRNVAGVFPMEEVHVIKKEHNLLYYEISGDQLPLFSPGGMLSRRQSSIDTPYILVLQHLGRKAALPVDDLVMEKEVPRESFYLGQQKEPFLYEVTLSGEKADFLYLSPGLIG is encoded by the coding sequence GTGACAGACCTTCAGAAGCATTTAAGGGAGTATATAAGCGATGCAGGGCCCATCCTTGAGAAGCTCAAGACTCAAGTGGAATCCTGCAGGTCTGAAACTCCAAACGATGATGTTCTGGATGACATCTTCAGACACCTTCATTCTCTTAAATCGGGAGCCGCATTTTTTCAGCTCTCCGAGATTGAACAGCACATCCATTCCATGGAATCTCTCTTTTCGGATATGAAGGGCGCAGCTGGAACAGCTCAGTTCAGTTCTCTAAGCGACAGACTCTATCAGGGGCTTCCTTTACTGGAAGACCTTATCCTAACACGTGTTCTTCGTCCAGATGGAGAATCTGAAGAAGGTGAGTCTCTATTTCCTGAAAAGGAAACAGAAGAAAAAAGAGCGAATGAAGCCATTGAACTCAGCGTATTTGAAAAACAGCTCCTTCGAGAAGCAGAAGACCGGGGTGAAACATTATTCAGGCTTAGTGTTCAGATTGATCCTGAAGAAAGACTGCCTTATGTGCGGTCCTATCTTTTACTGAATAATTTGGAACTCAAGGTCAATGTGATCAGAACCCTTCCCAGTCTTGATAATCCGGACCAGGATTTTTCCAATCTCACCTTCATCCTCACTTCAGAGGATGGTGATGATCCCGTTTTTCAGGCGGTCAATGTAGATGGTATTTTACAAACCAGTCTGGTGAGCCTCGATTATTCACTTTTTTCAGATGATGACAGGGGAGAAACCAAGTATTCTGAAACTCTCATCAAGGAGAGTCTGGCACCTGTTATCAGAAAGGTTGAACTTGAAACCGACGCGGTGTCCAGATTGAAAGATACCCTTCATGAAATGAAAGAAATTGTTCTTCCCCTTCCTCCCGGTTTACCCCAAAGAACCCCACTGCTGGGCTTGATAAAGGAAATGGAGGAGAATCTTAGTGCCGTCTCACTCATACCCCTTACGTCCCTGTATCCCAACCTCAGGCGTTTTACAGAGGAGTCTGCGGTAAGGGTGGATAAGAAGGCTGTCACTGAGTTTCGGGGAGGGCTGTTCGGTTTAAAAATCAGGACATTGGAAATCGTCTCTAGGATACTCATTCAGCTTATTAGAAATGCTGTTAGTCATGGAATTGAATCTCCGGAGGAACGTCTGGCTGCGGGTAAGAATGAAGCGGGTCTCGTTTTGATTGATGCCCGTGCAGTTGGAGATTCATTTCGTATTGATGTCTCAGATGATGGGCGTGGAGTTAATCGGATGGCTGTTGCCGAAAAAATGGGGCTTCCTCTGGAAGATCTTGATGAGGATCATCTCCTTAGAATTCTCACACGACCGGGGTTTACTACCTCTCCCAAAGTGGACAGGTTGGCCGGACGCGGCATTGGACTGGATCTTGTGAATCACGATGTGGAAAATGCCCTGGGCGGATCCCTTTCTTTTACATCTAAAGAGGGGCAGGGAAGCAGGTTTTCAATTTATCTTCCGGGACAAAGAGACCTGTTGCCTCTTATGATCTTTCAGATGGAAAATAGATTGCTGGCTCTGCCTAAAAGAAATGTCGCCGGTGTTTTTCCCATGGAAGAGGTGCATGTCATCAAAAAAGAACACAATCTGCTGTACTATGAAATATCGGGAGATCAGCTTCCCCTTTTCAGTCCCGGCGGGATGCTCAGTCGCCGGCAAAGCAGCATAGATACCCCTTATATTCTTGTATTACAGCATCTGGGAAGAAAAGCGGCCCTGCCTGTTGATGATCTTGTTATGGAAAAAGAGGTCCCCCGTGAATCTTTCTACCTAGGACAGCAGAAAGAACCCTTCCTATACGAGGTCACTCTTTCAGGGGAGAAGGCTGATTTTCTTTACCTCTCTCCCGGATTAATTGGATAA
- a CDS encoding DUF6115 domain-containing protein codes for MTTVFAVLFFILTGGAFLYLKVRIDRVVSGEEWIHKIRDEIDQLVLEMNQTAERNVALLEHRVKALRTLLDEADKKLTVLQKESEKSDLSRQVYSHLKKQAVTPASPSVKKSVEEVELLLFENTSSDTLSSEKSKKEVNPPAKSLKDRVMDLYEQGFSSEIISQKLGASISEVDLIISLKTGQGGAG; via the coding sequence ATGACAACTGTCTTTGCTGTCCTATTTTTTATACTCACCGGAGGAGCTTTTCTCTATCTTAAAGTCCGGATTGACCGGGTCGTTTCGGGTGAGGAGTGGATTCATAAAATTAGGGATGAAATAGATCAGTTGGTTTTGGAAATGAACCAGACGGCCGAAAGGAATGTCGCTTTATTGGAGCATCGGGTCAAGGCCCTCCGGACGCTTCTGGATGAAGCTGATAAAAAATTAACCGTCCTTCAAAAAGAGTCTGAGAAGTCCGATCTGTCAAGACAAGTTTATTCTCATCTTAAAAAACAGGCCGTGACACCCGCTTCACCCAGCGTTAAAAAATCAGTTGAAGAGGTAGAATTGCTTCTTTTTGAGAATACAAGTTCCGACACTCTGTCATCCGAAAAAAGTAAGAAAGAGGTCAATCCTCCTGCGAAATCTCTAAAGGACCGTGTCATGGACCTTTATGAACAGGGATTTTCCAGCGAAATCATCTCCCAGAAGCTGGGAGCATCGATCTCTGAAGTAGACCTGATTATCAGTTTGAAAACGGGTCAGGGGGGAGCTGGGTGA
- a CDS encoding FapA family protein, with protein sequence MLGQDQFQDIMRTLSEKDKERRSVIVSGSTIEDALGQAAIELGVPVRRLEYELLEKGKRGFIGIGKKNFSMTVYEAERKIARTAGGEVILEELEDDDFEEKEIVRDGDFTVRLSSDGAYLKVSPPENGGTPVNEDDVLKELHFRVVTDINMERLKECVSNADSVYVKVGDFIYNPINDARITVEVTEDEMQAFIEVMEPGPGGADLTSSDITSFLRNNNVVFGILEEALTSFEDHPVYNKPYLIAKAEPPVNGRNASISYLFEQDASHVKLKQKSDGSVDFKELNLIQNVVKGQPLARKIPPEAGKDGRTVYGKYIPAKDGTDLQIGLGKNVSITDNGKTVIATASGQVLLLKGKVTVETVLVIPGDVNASTGNVNGLGTVIIKGNVEDGFQVFAQGNIEVNGFVGKSNLQAGGDLVVKRGINGGEGEFGKISAGKSVWSSFINNASVDAGENVVVSDGIVNAHVNAAGRVLCKGKRARIVGGVLQASEEINAATLGSSGGAETILKVGYDPKAKVELDELIKRQEELDKEQNETDRNLQGLMKQKRSRKKLSAEKEALFIELRQRHNDLVDEMERLKESIEHKEEYLSFLQLQGKISASKNVNSGVKVYIKDEEYEVSNPFDYPVTFILEDGFITTAKYEDIAEEDIQRRD encoded by the coding sequence ATGCTCGGCCAGGATCAGTTTCAGGATATCATGCGTACTTTATCCGAGAAAGATAAGGAACGGAGATCTGTGATTGTCTCAGGCAGTACTATAGAGGACGCCCTTGGACAGGCAGCCATTGAGTTGGGTGTTCCTGTCAGGCGTTTGGAGTATGAATTATTAGAAAAGGGCAAGCGAGGGTTCATAGGCATCGGTAAAAAGAACTTTTCTATGACAGTTTATGAAGCGGAACGAAAGATCGCCCGAACCGCTGGTGGGGAAGTCATCCTTGAAGAGTTAGAAGATGATGATTTTGAAGAGAAAGAAATCGTCCGGGACGGAGATTTTACAGTCCGCCTGTCCAGTGACGGTGCCTACTTGAAGGTGTCTCCCCCAGAGAATGGCGGTACTCCCGTTAATGAAGATGATGTTTTGAAGGAACTTCACTTCCGTGTTGTTACCGATATCAATATGGAACGTCTCAAGGAATGTGTCAGCAATGCTGACAGTGTTTATGTTAAAGTCGGTGATTTTATTTATAATCCTATCAACGACGCCCGTATCACAGTAGAAGTGACAGAGGATGAAATGCAGGCCTTTATTGAGGTAATGGAGCCGGGTCCCGGTGGTGCAGATCTGACTTCTTCTGACATTACCTCTTTTTTGAGGAATAATAATGTGGTCTTCGGAATACTGGAAGAAGCGCTAACATCCTTTGAAGATCATCCAGTCTATAATAAACCCTATCTTATAGCTAAAGCGGAACCACCTGTGAACGGCAGGAATGCGTCCATCAGTTATCTCTTCGAGCAGGATGCTTCTCATGTCAAATTGAAACAAAAAAGTGATGGATCTGTTGATTTTAAAGAATTGAATCTTATTCAGAATGTGGTTAAGGGACAGCCTCTGGCCCGGAAAATTCCACCCGAAGCGGGCAAGGATGGCCGAACAGTCTACGGTAAATACATCCCCGCTAAAGATGGGACTGACCTTCAAATTGGGCTCGGTAAAAATGTTTCTATCACAGATAATGGCAAAACTGTTATCGCCACAGCCAGCGGGCAAGTTCTCTTATTGAAGGGAAAGGTCACTGTAGAGACAGTCCTGGTCATTCCCGGAGATGTGAATGCCTCCACAGGGAATGTCAATGGACTGGGTACTGTCATCATCAAAGGAAATGTTGAGGATGGTTTTCAGGTCTTCGCCCAGGGCAACATCGAGGTAAACGGATTTGTTGGAAAATCCAATCTTCAAGCCGGAGGTGATCTGGTTGTGAAGCGTGGAATCAATGGTGGTGAAGGGGAATTCGGAAAAATCAGCGCAGGTAAGTCTGTGTGGTCCAGTTTTATAAATAATGCCTCCGTAGATGCGGGAGAAAATGTAGTCGTTTCCGACGGCATTGTGAATGCCCATGTCAATGCAGCAGGCAGGGTCCTCTGCAAGGGAAAACGGGCCAGAATCGTCGGTGGTGTCCTTCAGGCCTCAGAGGAGATCAATGCAGCCACTCTTGGGTCTTCGGGTGGGGCGGAAACAATACTCAAAGTTGGGTATGATCCCAAGGCCAAGGTGGAACTGGATGAACTCATCAAACGCCAGGAAGAACTGGATAAGGAACAAAACGAAACAGATAGAAACCTGCAGGGGTTGATGAAGCAAAAACGATCCAGGAAAAAGCTGAGTGCTGAAAAAGAAGCTCTCTTTATCGAGTTAAGGCAGAGGCACAATGACCTGGTTGATGAAATGGAACGCTTAAAGGAATCCATAGAGCATAAGGAAGAGTATTTATCTTTTCTCCAGTTACAAGGAAAGATTTCAGCGTCCAAGAATGTCAATTCGGGAGTCAAGGTATATATCAAGGATGAAGAATATGAAGTATCAAATCCATTTGATTATCCTGTAACTTTCATTCTGGAAGATGGGTTTATTACTACTGCTAAGTATGAGGATATCGCCGAGGAGGATATTCAGAGGAGGGATTAG
- the whiG gene encoding RNA polymerase sigma factor WhiG, giving the protein MSEKVLENVTEEELWKDYRKNHKQEVRDILIKQYAPLVKYVAGKISVGMPQNVDFDDLVGFGVFGLFDAVEKFDPEKHVKFKTYAVTRIRGAIFDELRSIDWVPRSVRQKTREIEDTIQTLEADLGRSASDNEIAKAMNMSREQYNQVVLKVRGTSILSLNDVWFTGDDSDKVSIQDSIESPVSLQPDTIAEKDEIRRVIVQAINELPDKEKKVLVLYYYEDLTLKEIGKVLEVTESRISQLHTKAIIRLRSKLTNVKKGIM; this is encoded by the coding sequence ATGTCTGAAAAGGTATTGGAAAATGTGACAGAAGAAGAATTGTGGAAGGACTACCGGAAGAACCATAAACAGGAAGTTCGGGATATCCTTATCAAACAGTATGCTCCTCTTGTAAAATATGTGGCTGGAAAAATTTCTGTCGGAATGCCTCAAAATGTGGACTTTGACGATCTTGTCGGGTTTGGTGTTTTCGGTCTTTTTGATGCCGTTGAGAAATTTGATCCCGAGAAACATGTTAAATTCAAGACGTACGCTGTCACTCGAATCAGAGGGGCTATCTTTGATGAATTGCGCTCAATTGACTGGGTTCCCCGATCGGTAAGACAGAAAACAAGGGAAATCGAGGATACCATTCAAACTTTAGAGGCGGATCTTGGGCGTTCTGCCAGTGATAACGAGATCGCCAAAGCCATGAATATGTCTCGGGAGCAGTATAATCAGGTGGTTCTCAAGGTCAGAGGGACGAGTATCCTTTCACTGAATGATGTTTGGTTTACCGGTGATGACAGCGATAAAGTCTCCATTCAGGACAGCATTGAGTCTCCTGTGAGTCTTCAGCCCGACACAATAGCAGAGAAAGACGAAATACGGCGCGTTATTGTGCAGGCGATCAATGAACTTCCAGATAAAGAAAAGAAAGTTCTTGTTCTCTACTATTATGAAGATTTGACACTCAAAGAGATCGGAAAGGTGCTGGAAGTCACCGAATCCAGAATCTCACAGCTTCATACCAAAGCGATTATTCGTTTGCGTTCCAAATTAACCAATGTTAAGAAAGGAATCATGTAA